A window of the Aeromicrobium phoceense genome harbors these coding sequences:
- a CDS encoding MFS transporter has protein sequence MSTFTPHAARAGRREWSALAVLMLPVLLVSVDNTVLSFALPEISRELRPSGNQLMWIVDIYALMLAGLLIAMGSLGDRIGRRRLLVAGSAGFGAASVLAAFSTSPEMLIAGRALLGFFGATLMPSTLSLIRNIFEDARDRRTAIAAWAAMFSGGAVLGPVVGGYLLEHFWWGSVFLLNVPLIIAFVPAALALIPESRDPQPGPFDPTSVVLSLVAMVPLVFAIKHGATAGLDDTTLAALALGLGAGWWFIRRQQRSATPMLDLSLFRNPVFSGALAANALSLMALAGFLYFGAQLLQLVLGLSPLESALVLVPGSIATMAAGFAAVRLVERVPARTLVPLSFMLSSSGYALAAFTGHPTVLSVGVAFLILGIGIGLAETITNDLILSSVPPQKAGAASAISETAYEIGAVLGTAVLGSVLTATFRSNLTVPAVAKFGEQENAFETRQHPAVRRAVRGAGAGVDPRLGRLGVRPRCAVHRGCGDLRRPGRCAHLATHPAPRLSGPTLGPCGVVSRWSQPSWWWRGARPRPTSRTRRRGSRLR, from the coding sequence ATGTCCACGTTCACACCTCATGCCGCCCGTGCCGGCCGACGCGAATGGTCCGCGTTGGCCGTGCTGATGCTGCCCGTCCTGCTCGTCTCGGTCGACAACACGGTGCTGTCCTTCGCGCTGCCCGAGATCAGTCGCGAGCTGCGCCCGAGTGGCAACCAGCTCATGTGGATCGTCGACATCTACGCGCTCATGCTGGCGGGCCTGCTCATCGCCATGGGCAGCCTCGGCGACCGCATCGGTCGCCGCCGCCTGCTCGTGGCCGGCTCCGCCGGGTTCGGCGCCGCCTCCGTGCTCGCGGCCTTCAGCACGAGCCCGGAGATGCTGATCGCGGGCCGTGCGCTGCTCGGCTTCTTCGGCGCGACCCTCATGCCCTCGACGCTGTCGCTGATCCGCAACATCTTCGAGGACGCGCGCGACCGCCGCACCGCGATCGCCGCGTGGGCGGCCATGTTCTCCGGCGGTGCCGTCCTCGGCCCGGTGGTGGGCGGCTACCTGCTCGAGCACTTCTGGTGGGGCTCGGTGTTCCTGCTGAACGTCCCGTTGATCATCGCCTTCGTTCCCGCGGCGCTCGCGCTCATCCCCGAGTCGCGCGACCCCCAGCCCGGGCCGTTCGACCCGACCTCGGTTGTGCTGTCGCTGGTCGCGATGGTGCCGCTCGTCTTCGCGATCAAGCACGGTGCCACGGCCGGCCTCGACGACACCACGCTCGCCGCGCTGGCCCTCGGCCTCGGCGCCGGCTGGTGGTTCATCCGTCGCCAGCAGCGCAGTGCCACGCCGATGCTCGACCTGAGCCTGTTCCGCAACCCGGTCTTCAGCGGCGCCCTGGCGGCGAACGCCCTCAGCCTCATGGCGCTGGCGGGCTTCCTCTACTTCGGCGCCCAGCTGCTCCAGCTCGTGCTGGGGCTGTCCCCGCTGGAGTCGGCGCTGGTCCTGGTGCCCGGTTCGATCGCCACGATGGCGGCCGGCTTCGCGGCCGTGCGCCTCGTCGAGCGAGTCCCGGCGCGCACCCTCGTGCCGCTGAGCTTCATGCTGTCGTCGAGCGGCTACGCGCTGGCGGCCTTCACGGGTCACCCGACGGTGCTCTCGGTGGGTGTGGCGTTCCTGATCCTGGGCATCGGCATCGGCCTGGCCGAGACGATCACCAACGACCTCATCCTGTCGAGCGTGCCGCCGCAGAAGGCGGGCGCCGCGTCGGCGATCTCCGAGACCGCCTACGAGATCGGTGCCGTCCTGGGCACCGCGGTGCTCGGCAGCGTGCTCACCGCGACGTTCCGCTCGAACCTGACGGTCCCGGCGGTCGCGAAGTTCGGCGAGCAGGAGAACGCGTTCGAGACCCGGCAGCACCCTGCAGTTCGCCGAGCAGTTCGCGGCGCCGGTGCAGGGGTGGATCCACGCCTCGGCCGCCTCGGCGTTCGACCTCGGTGTGCAGTTCACCGCGGGTGCGGCGATCTTCGTCGCCCTGGCCGCTGCGCTCATCTCGCGACGCACCCTGCGCCACGCCTGAGCGGTCCTACACTCGGCCCATGCGGGGTCGTGTCGCGCTGGTCTCAGCCCTCCTGGTGGTGGCGGGGTGCTCGGCCGCGCCCGACCTCGAGGACCCGCCGGAGGGGTTCACGGCTGAGGTGA
- a CDS encoding methyltransferase domain-containing protein, translating to MNEDKPSKKVADQYDRGYDYTQYWNNRDYENAAEQVAIRRLLKGRRFAKAADVGGGFGRLALLLREYADQVTLAEPSQTQLDAAEKFLEGTDVIKARQQADALQFGDGELDLITMVRVMHHIPEPTEEFAEIARVLAPGGTAIIEVANYGHFKNRRAFKKAGKALPKEPVSIRTVAADEPDAIAFVNHNIDTVVGQLAAAGLVLQRKLSVSNLRSQKLKRYVPGKVLVAVERVLQKPLASSDFGPSIFLELRKR from the coding sequence GTGAACGAGGACAAGCCCAGCAAGAAGGTCGCCGACCAGTACGACCGGGGATACGACTACACCCAGTACTGGAACAACCGCGACTACGAGAACGCCGCCGAGCAGGTGGCGATCCGCCGGCTGCTCAAGGGCCGCCGGTTCGCCAAGGCCGCCGACGTGGGCGGTGGCTTCGGCCGCCTCGCGCTGCTGCTGCGCGAGTACGCCGACCAGGTCACGCTCGCCGAGCCCAGCCAGACCCAGCTCGACGCCGCCGAGAAGTTCCTCGAGGGCACCGACGTCATCAAGGCGCGCCAGCAGGCCGACGCCCTGCAGTTCGGCGACGGCGAGCTCGACCTCATCACGATGGTCCGGGTCATGCACCACATCCCCGAGCCCACCGAGGAGTTCGCCGAGATCGCCCGCGTGCTCGCGCCCGGCGGCACGGCGATCATCGAGGTCGCGAACTACGGCCACTTCAAGAACCGTCGCGCGTTCAAGAAGGCCGGCAAGGCGCTGCCGAAGGAGCCCGTCAGCATCCGCACCGTCGCCGCGGACGAGCCTGACGCGATCGCCTTCGTGAACCACAACATCGACACGGTCGTCGGCCAGCTGGCCGCGGCCGGCCTGGTGCTGCAGCGCAAGCTGTCGGTGTCGAACCTGCGCAGCCAGAAGCTCAAGCGCTACGTGCCGGGCAAGGTGCTCGTCGCGGTCGAGCGCGTGCTGCAGAAGCCGCTCGCGTCCAGCGACTTCGGTCCCTCGATCTTCCTGGAACTGCGCAAGCGCTGA
- a CDS encoding DUF4235 domain-containing protein, whose protein sequence is MAAPKKAKASTSAKILYQPVGLITSILAGLIASAVFKQVWKRASPNSEGDPPNPTQSEFPLKEILLAAVIQGAIFSGVRAIVQRQGAKAFAKATGEWPGD, encoded by the coding sequence ATGGCGGCGCCGAAGAAGGCGAAGGCCAGCACCTCCGCCAAGATTCTCTACCAGCCCGTCGGGCTGATCACGTCGATCCTGGCGGGTCTCATCGCCTCGGCGGTGTTCAAGCAGGTGTGGAAGCGCGCCAGCCCGAACAGCGAGGGCGATCCGCCCAACCCGACCCAGTCGGAGTTCCCGCTCAAGGAGATCCTGCTCGCTGCGGTGATCCAGGGCGCGATCTTCTCCGGCGTCCGTGCGATCGTCCAGCGGCAGGGCGCCAAGGCGTTCGCCAAGGCGACGGGTGAGTGGCCCGGCGACTGA
- the glgA gene encoding glycogen synthase GlgA, with amino-acid sequence MPPRPRRLLSVASECAPLLKTGGLADVVGALPSALAEQGWRSRVLMPAYPGILDRVGSTKTVWEDPDLFGGPAVVRAGRHAGVDLLLLDAPHLFDRPGGPYNVDGHDHPDNHVRFAALSWVGARIATGGTTDRWRPDVVHAHDWQAGLVPSYLRYAEADVPTVMTIHNIAFQGIFGPDQLDRLRLPTWDFHHEALEYHGLVSTLKAGMVHATKVTSVSPTYAEELTTPEFGFGLEGVAAARRDGGDLLGIVNGIDTTVWDPASDRAVVRYSVDDPAAKDRNRRELLAEFGLAEPAGPLAVVVTRLTHQKGVDLLLEALPGFVEAGGAVIVLGSGDPGYEYALNDLAARYSQSIGVRIGYDEPLSHRMYGGGDLVLVPSRFEPCGLTQLYGMRYGAIPVVASTGGLRDTVVDASPENLAADVATGFAFADIDAGGLAWALSRARELYADPPAWQRLRHRAMSTPVDWGPSAERYATLFAEIVR; translated from the coding sequence ATGCCCCCTCGCCCGCGCCGCCTGCTCTCGGTGGCGTCGGAGTGCGCCCCGCTGCTCAAGACCGGGGGGCTCGCCGACGTCGTCGGTGCCCTGCCGTCCGCCCTCGCGGAGCAGGGCTGGCGGTCGCGCGTCCTGATGCCCGCGTACCCGGGAATCCTCGATCGGGTCGGCTCGACGAAGACCGTGTGGGAGGACCCCGACCTGTTCGGTGGCCCGGCGGTCGTGCGCGCCGGGCGCCACGCGGGCGTGGACCTTCTGCTGCTCGACGCGCCACACCTCTTCGACCGCCCGGGCGGCCCGTACAACGTCGACGGGCACGACCACCCCGACAACCACGTGCGGTTCGCGGCGCTGTCGTGGGTCGGTGCGCGGATCGCGACCGGCGGCACCACCGATCGCTGGCGCCCCGACGTGGTGCACGCCCACGACTGGCAGGCGGGCCTCGTGCCGTCGTACCTGCGCTACGCGGAGGCTGACGTGCCGACCGTGATGACCATCCACAACATCGCCTTCCAGGGCATCTTCGGGCCCGACCAGCTGGACCGGCTGCGCCTGCCGACGTGGGACTTCCACCACGAGGCGCTGGAGTACCACGGTCTCGTCAGCACGCTGAAGGCCGGCATGGTGCACGCCACGAAGGTGACGAGCGTCAGTCCCACCTACGCCGAGGAGCTGACGACGCCGGAGTTCGGGTTCGGCCTGGAGGGCGTGGCCGCCGCGCGCCGGGACGGCGGCGACCTGCTCGGCATCGTCAACGGGATCGACACCACCGTGTGGGATCCCGCGTCGGACCGCGCGGTCGTCCGCTACTCCGTCGACGACCCGGCAGCGAAGGACCGCAACCGGCGCGAGCTGCTCGCCGAGTTCGGGCTCGCGGAGCCCGCCGGTCCCCTCGCGGTCGTGGTCACCCGGCTGACGCACCAGAAGGGTGTCGACCTGCTGCTCGAGGCCCTCCCGGGATTCGTGGAGGCCGGCGGGGCCGTGATCGTCCTGGGCTCGGGCGACCCCGGCTACGAGTACGCCCTGAACGACCTCGCCGCCCGGTACTCGCAGTCGATCGGCGTGCGGATCGGCTACGACGAGCCCCTCAGCCACCGGATGTACGGCGGGGGCGACCTGGTCCTCGTGCCGTCGCGCTTCGAGCCCTGCGGGCTGACCCAGCTCTACGGGATGCGCTACGGCGCGATCCCGGTCGTCGCGTCCACCGGAGGTCTGCGCGACACCGTCGTGGATGCCTCGCCGGAGAACCTCGCCGCCGACGTGGCCACCGGCTTCGCCTTCGCCGACATCGACGCGGGCGGGCTCGCCTGGGCGCTCTCCCGGGCGCGCGAGCTGTACGCCGACCCGCCCGCCTGGCAGCGGCTGCGCCACCGGGCGATGTCCACGCCGGTGGACTGGGGGCCTTCCGCCGAGCGCTACGCGACGCTGTTCGCGGAGATCGTGCGATGA
- a CDS encoding WhiB family transcriptional regulator, whose translation MGVDSSVFFSPEAERGMKRHRREESAKAVCATCPVIDRCREHALAVQEPYGVWGGLTESERTEILAGRQAAVG comes from the coding sequence ATGGGCGTCGACTCCTCCGTTTTTTTCTCGCCCGAAGCTGAACGCGGCATGAAGCGCCACCGCCGCGAAGAGTCCGCCAAGGCCGTCTGCGCCACGTGCCCGGTCATCGACCGGTGCCGGGAGCACGCCCTCGCCGTCCAGGAGCCGTACGGCGTCTGGGGCGGCCTCACCGAGTCCGAGCGCACCGAGATCCTGGCCGGGCGTCAGGCCGCTGTCGGCTGA
- the glgX gene encoding glycogen debranching protein GlgX yields the protein MTRAVTTGRPYPLGVTVDGDGVNVAVWSANAERVELCLFDESGAEERIDLVFRDGDVRHAHVTGVGPGTRYGLRAHGPHRPEEGLRFNPAKLLIDPYAHALDRPLRWDEAMSGHAGDDDLTLDDRDSAPVVPRGIVQGAPAGPDPTTNRPGHALSDLVIYEAHVKGLTAAHPGVPEEVRGTYEGLASPAVIDHLTSLGVNAVELLPVQAFLDDRFLVAKDLRNYWGYQPIAWCAPEPRYARDDAVAELRQAVHALHEAGIEVIVDVVYNHTGEGDELGPTLSLRGLDNTAYYRLVDAGRHYVDDTGTGNTLAVDRPPVLRLVMDSLRYWVEVLGVDGFRFDLATTLGRTQKGFRPHGPFFSAIRQDPVLSTVKLIAEPWDLGPGGHRLGRFPHPFSEWNDRFRDGIRRAWQVRSLGSADVGARLLGSADQFDHGSRGATASVNFVTAHDGFTVADLASYSHKHNEANGEDNRDGHDENLSDNLGVEGPTDDPDVLAARARRVRGLLATLLVSQGVPMLLAGDEIGNSQGGNNNAYAQDNELGWIDWSAPDTELLELVRRLVRLRREQPVLRQRTFMHGRERADGHRDVTWHRADGATPTAEDWHDPEWRSVGLLLRGAAGDPMGEALDDAVFVVLNVGGDVEMALPDPGQHRAWRLEVDTARPDDEVSFGSTYPALGQSVVVLAAH from the coding sequence ATGACCCGAGCCGTGACCACCGGCCGGCCGTACCCCCTGGGCGTCACCGTCGACGGCGACGGCGTCAACGTGGCGGTCTGGTCGGCGAACGCCGAGCGGGTCGAGCTCTGCCTGTTCGACGAGTCGGGTGCCGAGGAGCGGATCGACCTCGTCTTCCGCGACGGTGACGTCCGACACGCCCACGTGACCGGAGTCGGACCCGGCACGCGGTACGGCCTGCGCGCCCACGGCCCCCACCGGCCCGAGGAGGGCCTGCGGTTCAACCCCGCCAAGCTGCTCATCGACCCGTACGCCCACGCACTCGACCGGCCGCTGCGCTGGGACGAGGCGATGTCCGGGCACGCCGGCGACGACGACCTCACGCTCGACGACCGCGACAGCGCCCCCGTCGTCCCTCGCGGCATCGTGCAGGGCGCCCCGGCAGGCCCCGACCCGACGACCAACCGGCCCGGCCATGCCCTCAGCGACCTGGTGATCTACGAGGCGCACGTGAAGGGCCTCACCGCCGCGCACCCCGGCGTCCCCGAGGAGGTGCGCGGCACCTACGAGGGCCTCGCGTCGCCTGCCGTCATCGACCACCTGACCTCGCTGGGGGTCAACGCCGTCGAGCTGTTGCCGGTGCAGGCGTTCCTCGACGACCGCTTCCTCGTCGCGAAGGACCTGCGGAACTACTGGGGCTACCAGCCCATCGCGTGGTGCGCCCCCGAGCCCCGGTACGCCCGGGACGACGCGGTCGCCGAGCTCCGCCAGGCAGTCCACGCCCTGCACGAGGCGGGCATCGAGGTCATCGTCGACGTCGTCTACAACCACACCGGCGAGGGTGACGAGCTCGGCCCCACGCTGTCGTTGCGCGGTCTGGACAACACCGCGTACTACCGGCTCGTCGACGCGGGACGTCACTACGTCGACGACACGGGCACGGGCAACACCCTCGCCGTCGACCGGCCGCCGGTGCTGCGGCTCGTGATGGACAGCCTGAGGTACTGGGTCGAGGTGCTCGGGGTCGACGGGTTCCGGTTCGACCTCGCCACCACGCTCGGCCGCACCCAGAAGGGCTTCCGCCCCCACGGGCCGTTCTTCAGCGCCATCCGCCAGGACCCGGTGCTGTCGACGGTGAAGCTGATCGCCGAGCCGTGGGACCTCGGCCCCGGCGGCCATCGGCTGGGCCGGTTCCCGCACCCGTTCTCGGAGTGGAACGACCGCTTCCGCGACGGGATCCGCCGGGCGTGGCAGGTCCGGTCGCTCGGCAGTGCCGACGTCGGCGCCCGGCTGCTGGGTTCGGCCGACCAGTTCGACCACGGCTCACGCGGGGCCACCGCCTCGGTCAACTTCGTCACGGCCCACGACGGGTTCACCGTGGCCGACCTCGCCTCCTACTCGCACAAGCACAACGAGGCCAACGGCGAGGACAACCGGGACGGCCACGACGAGAACCTCTCGGACAACCTCGGGGTCGAGGGCCCCACCGACGATCCCGACGTCCTGGCCGCACGGGCGCGCCGGGTGCGCGGGCTGCTGGCGACGCTGCTGGTGTCGCAGGGAGTGCCGATGCTGCTGGCCGGCGACGAGATCGGCAACAGCCAGGGCGGCAACAACAACGCCTACGCGCAGGACAACGAGCTCGGCTGGATCGACTGGTCGGCGCCCGACACCGAGCTGCTCGAGCTGGTGCGCCGGCTCGTCCGGTTGCGCCGCGAGCAGCCGGTGCTGCGCCAGCGCACCTTCATGCACGGCCGCGAGCGCGCTGACGGCCACAGAGACGTGACGTGGCACCGGGCCGACGGGGCGACCCCGACGGCCGAGGACTGGCACGACCCCGAGTGGCGGTCGGTGGGCCTGCTCCTGCGGGGCGCTGCGGGCGACCCGATGGGCGAGGCGCTGGACGACGCCGTCTTCGTCGTCCTCAACGTGGGCGGCGACGTCGAGATGGCGCTCCCCGACCCGGGGCAGCACCGTGCCTGGCGGCTCGAGGTCGACACCGCCCGTCCCGACGACGAGGTGTCGTTCGGCTCGACCTATCCCGCGCTCGGGCAGTCGGTCGTCGTCCTGGCGGCGCACTGA
- a CDS encoding endonuclease/exonuclease/phosphatase family protein has translation MTQRTPRRARSAVTALAGALALTAISFVSPTSAQAATKFIVVQHNVEKNGAAITHALAKAHSLGAQAVTLQEVCASDVPLIQSYAASVGQTWSVHAQQSRTAGCGARGDVMTVAVRTAAGADNVVRSLSQDESVNDDGSLHTRQQELVCVRWTDTSVRTVCSVHVALGKAYVVGNPSLNARKTQIKEIKDITATFIGNGQLVVVGGDFNAVPKDPVLNRMYARGVDEDGNSPNGKFFEAAQLEGQTSNRGGNATDQSGKRKIDHVFFSNNKTPWTQSGAAFNALDSPSDHQLVVAKATVQG, from the coding sequence ATGACGCAACGCACCCCACGACGCGCGCGCAGCGCCGTCACCGCACTCGCCGGCGCACTCGCCCTGACGGCGATCTCGTTCGTCTCACCGACGAGTGCGCAGGCCGCGACGAAGTTCATCGTCGTCCAGCACAACGTGGAGAAGAACGGCGCGGCGATCACCCACGCACTGGCGAAGGCTCACAGCCTCGGCGCCCAGGCGGTGACCCTCCAGGAGGTCTGTGCGAGCGACGTGCCGCTGATCCAGAGCTACGCCGCCAGCGTCGGCCAGACCTGGTCGGTGCATGCGCAGCAGAGCCGTACCGCAGGCTGTGGCGCCCGGGGCGACGTGATGACCGTCGCCGTGCGGACCGCGGCCGGCGCGGACAACGTCGTCCGGTCGCTCTCCCAGGACGAGTCCGTGAACGACGACGGCAGCCTGCACACGCGGCAGCAGGAGCTGGTGTGCGTGCGGTGGACGGACACCTCCGTGCGCACCGTGTGCTCCGTGCACGTCGCGCTGGGCAAGGCGTACGTCGTCGGCAACCCCTCCCTCAACGCGCGCAAGACCCAGATCAAGGAGATCAAGGACATCACCGCGACGTTCATCGGCAACGGCCAGCTGGTCGTCGTGGGCGGCGACTTCAACGCCGTCCCGAAGGACCCGGTGCTGAACCGCATGTACGCCCGCGGCGTCGACGAGGACGGCAACTCCCCGAACGGCAAGTTCTTCGAGGCGGCGCAGCTCGAGGGGCAGACCTCCAACCGCGGGGGCAACGCCACCGACCAGAGCGGCAAGCGCAAGATCGACCACGTGTTCTTCTCGAACAACAAGACCCCGTGGACGCAGTCGGGCGCAGCCTTCAACGCCCTCGACAGCCCGTCCGACCACCAGCTGGTCGTCGCGAAGGCCACCGTCCAGGGCTGA
- a CDS encoding IMPACT family protein, with the protein MATYRTIDLGLGDTAEAEIVVLRSRFLARAGRVEDEASARALIAHVRATHHDARHHCTAFVIGPEAALRRSNDDGEPSGTAGRPMLEVITGREVSDVVVVVTRWFGGTLLGTGGLARAYSDATGAALDEAGVRERRLWQRARVTVPVIEVGAMESRLRRDTDVIDVAYGPDRVSYEVAAADLAVLDRLPFERLEPVWRDA; encoded by the coding sequence GTGGCGACCTACCGCACGATCGATCTCGGCCTCGGCGACACCGCCGAGGCCGAGATCGTGGTGCTGAGGTCGCGCTTCCTGGCGCGTGCGGGGCGCGTGGAGGACGAGGCGAGCGCCCGGGCGCTCATCGCCCACGTCCGCGCGACGCACCACGACGCCCGGCACCACTGCACCGCCTTCGTCATCGGCCCCGAGGCCGCGCTGCGTCGCAGCAACGACGACGGCGAGCCCTCGGGGACCGCCGGACGACCCATGCTCGAGGTCATCACCGGACGTGAGGTCAGCGACGTCGTCGTCGTCGTGACGCGGTGGTTCGGCGGCACGCTGCTGGGCACCGGGGGCCTCGCCCGTGCCTACTCCGACGCCACCGGGGCAGCGCTCGACGAGGCAGGGGTCCGCGAGAGGCGCCTGTGGCAGCGGGCCCGGGTGACCGTCCCGGTCATCGAGGTCGGCGCGATGGAGAGCCGCCTGCGCCGCGACACCGACGTGATCGACGTGGCATACGGCCCCGACCGCGTCAGCTACGAGGTGGCGGCCGCCGACCTGGCCGTCCTGGACCGGTTGCCGTTCGAGCGGCTCGAGCCGGTCTGGCGCGACGCCTGA
- a CDS encoding MerR family transcriptional regulator — protein MHRRWTVGTLSEMLGIAAPTLRTWERRYGVGPTFRTAGGHRRYTIVDADRVATMARFIESGVPAHDAAERVKRLSPHELAAIVGAGPAGLRASAHEQTVFDMLEGAKELDAAKVQEAAESAIERFGVEEAWDSAIAPAMIQVGLYWEDGRIDVAAEHLVTACVLTALRAAAHRYPSRGPARVVLASVEDEQHKLPIVALGAALARHGHGWTELGARLPMESLESFVRSSRPDAVFLWSSVMKPGPETLERLAELGRHTALFLGGAGWPRDVVTSHSLTETVRQLRQALGDDLP, from the coding sequence ATGCACCGCCGCTGGACCGTGGGTACCCTCTCCGAGATGCTGGGAATCGCGGCTCCCACCCTCCGGACCTGGGAACGCCGCTACGGCGTCGGTCCGACCTTCCGTACGGCGGGCGGCCACCGTCGCTACACGATCGTCGACGCCGACCGTGTCGCGACGATGGCCCGGTTCATCGAGTCGGGCGTCCCCGCCCACGACGCCGCCGAGCGGGTGAAGCGGCTCTCGCCGCACGAGCTGGCCGCGATCGTGGGGGCCGGACCCGCCGGCCTCAGGGCCTCCGCCCACGAGCAGACCGTCTTCGACATGCTCGAGGGCGCGAAGGAGCTCGACGCCGCGAAGGTGCAGGAGGCCGCCGAGAGCGCGATCGAGCGCTTCGGCGTCGAGGAGGCCTGGGACTCGGCCATCGCCCCGGCGATGATCCAGGTGGGCCTGTACTGGGAGGACGGCCGGATCGACGTGGCCGCCGAGCACCTCGTCACCGCGTGCGTCCTGACGGCCCTGCGCGCGGCGGCGCACCGCTACCCCTCGCGTGGGCCGGCGCGGGTCGTGCTGGCCAGTGTGGAGGACGAGCAGCACAAGCTGCCGATAGTCGCGCTCGGCGCGGCCCTGGCCCGTCACGGCCACGGGTGGACCGAGCTCGGGGCCCGGCTGCCCATGGAGTCGCTCGAGTCCTTCGTGCGCAGCAGCCGGCCCGACGCCGTGTTCCTCTGGTCCTCGGTGATGAAGCCGGGGCCCGAGACCCTGGAACGGCTGGCCGAGCTGGGGCGTCACACCGCGCTGTTCCTCGGTGGTGCGGGGTGGCCGCGGGACGTCGTCACGTCGCACTCCCTGACCGAGACCGTGCGGCAGTTGCGGCAGGCGCTCGGCGACGATCTACCCTGA
- a CDS encoding crotonase/enoyl-CoA hydratase family protein codes for MTEQHVVTEIEGPIAHVWLNRPDKLNGITFGVLDGLLEAADRIEADPNVRAVLLEGRGPSFCAGLDFGQVMTDKKRVARYFMPNPLKGTNKFQQPLWAWRELSVPVIAVTRGHVFGGGIQLALGADFRFTTPDCQWSIMEAKWGLVPDMSGTVALAELVGADLAKRLVMTGEVFSGEQAVEYGIASGVAEDPTKPALELIDQLLARSPDSVAASKRLLNETRLAKPRRAFALERKYQRAMLKSPNTDVARKAGMAKTEPEFGPRRFGR; via the coding sequence ATGACCGAACAGCATGTCGTCACCGAGATCGAGGGGCCCATCGCCCACGTCTGGCTCAACCGCCCCGACAAGCTGAACGGCATCACGTTCGGCGTGCTCGACGGTCTCCTGGAGGCCGCCGACCGGATCGAGGCCGATCCGAACGTCCGCGCGGTGCTGCTCGAGGGCCGCGGCCCGTCCTTCTGCGCCGGCCTGGACTTCGGCCAGGTGATGACCGACAAGAAGCGTGTCGCCCGCTACTTCATGCCGAACCCGCTCAAGGGCACGAACAAGTTCCAGCAGCCGCTGTGGGCCTGGCGCGAGCTCTCCGTCCCGGTCATCGCCGTCACGCGCGGCCACGTGTTCGGCGGCGGCATCCAGCTGGCGCTGGGCGCGGACTTCCGGTTCACCACCCCCGACTGCCAGTGGTCGATCATGGAGGCCAAGTGGGGCCTGGTCCCCGACATGAGCGGCACCGTGGCGCTGGCCGAGCTGGTCGGCGCCGACCTGGCCAAGCGCCTCGTGATGACCGGCGAGGTGTTCTCGGGCGAGCAGGCCGTCGAGTACGGCATCGCCTCGGGCGTCGCCGAGGACCCGACCAAGCCGGCCCTCGAGCTCATCGACCAGCTCCTCGCTCGCTCGCCCGACTCCGTCGCCGCGTCCAAGCGCCTGCTGAACGAGACCCGTCTCGCCAAGCCCCGCCGGGCCTTCGCGCTCGAGCGCAAGTACCAGCGGGCCATGCTCAAGTCGCCGAACACCGACGTCGCGCGCAAGGCCGGCATGGCGAAGACCGAGCCCGAGTTCGGTCCGCGCCGCTTCGGCCGCTGA
- a CDS encoding TetR/AcrR family transcriptional regulator, producing MAEERSTRDRVLDAFERLLVGAGSRAATLDAVAAEAGVSKGGLLYHFHSREALVDGMVERLREQAARDVEQMRSAEQGPVAFYLETSVDTGSDFDRALIAASRIAQEHDHGARAALADIRDAWFGVLNEHLGDEALARTIQLIGDGLYFDDTTGLGSPDALGHVREVLGRLGQ from the coding sequence ATGGCCGAGGAGCGCAGTACCCGCGATCGCGTCCTCGACGCCTTCGAGCGCCTGCTGGTGGGCGCAGGCAGCCGCGCCGCCACGCTGGACGCCGTCGCCGCGGAGGCCGGCGTCTCCAAGGGCGGGCTGCTGTACCACTTCCACAGTCGCGAGGCCCTCGTCGACGGCATGGTCGAGCGGCTGCGCGAGCAGGCGGCTCGCGACGTCGAGCAGATGCGCTCGGCCGAGCAGGGCCCCGTGGCGTTCTACCTCGAGACCTCCGTGGACACCGGCAGCGACTTCGACCGCGCCCTGATCGCGGCGTCGCGCATCGCCCAGGAGCACGACCACGGCGCGCGCGCGGCGCTGGCCGACATCCGCGACGCGTGGTTCGGCGTCCTCAACGAGCACCTCGGCGACGAGGCCCTCGCCCGCACGATCCAGCTCATCGGCGACGGCCTCTACTTCGACGACACCACCGGCCTGGGCAGCCCCGACGCGCTCGGCCACGTGCGCGAGGTCCTGGGCCGCCTCGGCCAGTGA